Proteins encoded by one window of Candidatus Sulfotelmatobacter sp.:
- a CDS encoding heterodisulfide reductase-related iron-sulfur binding cluster, whose product MLPAPSPASRPGWFDGQDPPPAADLQTCIHCGLCLTACPTYRTLKIEPDSPRGRLYLMRGLSEGRIAPSDPLVTHLDNCLDCRACETVCPAGVPYGQLLEQTRAQLTRRASESGHAASPLRMLGHFVLRHVLPSPARVSSAATLLSLGQSGPLGALLATPAARRAMPRFASQGLEMTPRILPRRERALESVEPRLPAGARLERRAEALVFRPAGAPKRRVAFHTSCVMEALFPRIHHETVRLLVLAGCEVSVPRAQTCCGALQAHAGLRDDARSLARRNVAAFDANVDAIVSHSAGCGAALRESGHLLHDDPAAGRAASFSSKVRDVSEVLAEVGLPATAPPRRDRALRVTYHDACHLAHAQKVRSAPRQLLRALPGVEFIELPNSDWCCGSAGVYNLSHPEMADAQLGPKLDSIARVRPDVVVASNPGCLMHMKRGAAERGEKAELLHLVELLGRAHPAPGDARA is encoded by the coding sequence ATGCTTCCCGCCCCCTCTCCCGCCTCGCGCCCCGGCTGGTTCGACGGCCAGGATCCGCCGCCGGCCGCGGATCTCCAGACCTGCATCCACTGCGGGCTGTGTCTCACCGCGTGTCCGACCTATCGCACGCTCAAGATCGAGCCCGACTCGCCGCGCGGGCGGCTCTATCTCATGCGCGGGCTGTCCGAAGGTCGCATCGCCCCGAGCGATCCGCTGGTCACCCATCTCGACAATTGCCTGGATTGTCGCGCCTGCGAGACCGTATGCCCGGCCGGCGTTCCCTACGGGCAATTGCTCGAGCAGACGCGCGCCCAACTCACGCGCCGTGCCTCCGAATCCGGCCACGCGGCGTCGCCGCTCCGCATGCTCGGCCATTTCGTGCTGCGCCACGTGCTGCCGAGTCCGGCCCGCGTGAGCTCCGCGGCCACGCTCCTGTCGCTCGGCCAGAGCGGCCCGCTCGGGGCACTGCTCGCGACGCCCGCCGCGCGCCGGGCGATGCCGCGCTTCGCGAGCCAGGGGCTCGAGATGACGCCGCGCATCCTTCCGCGCCGCGAGCGCGCACTCGAGAGCGTCGAGCCCAGGCTTCCGGCCGGCGCGCGGCTCGAACGCCGCGCCGAGGCGCTGGTCTTCCGTCCAGCGGGCGCTCCGAAGCGCCGCGTGGCGTTCCACACCTCGTGCGTGATGGAGGCGCTCTTCCCCCGCATTCACCACGAGACCGTGCGGCTGCTGGTGCTCGCCGGCTGCGAGGTCTCGGTCCCCCGCGCGCAGACCTGCTGCGGGGCGCTGCAAGCGCACGCCGGGCTGCGCGACGATGCCAGATCGCTCGCGCGCCGCAACGTCGCGGCGTTCGATGCCAACGTGGACGCGATCGTCTCGCATTCGGCGGGCTGTGGGGCGGCGCTCCGCGAATCCGGCCACCTGCTCCACGACGATCCGGCCGCCGGGCGGGCGGCGAGCTTCTCGAGCAAGGTTCGCGACGTGTCCGAAGTGCTGGCGGAGGTCGGCCTGCCGGCGACCGCTCCACCGCGGCGCGACCGTGCACTGCGCGTCACCTATCACGACGCCTGCCATCTCGCTCACGCTCAGAAGGTGCGCTCGGCGCCGCGCCAGCTGCTGCGCGCGCTGCCTGGCGTCGAGTTCATCGAGCTGCCGAACTCGGACTGGTGCTGCGGCAGCGCCGGCGTCTACAACCTGTCGCATCCCGAGATGGCCGACGCGCAGCTCGGCCCCAAGCTCGATTCGATCGCGCGCGTCAGACCCGACGTGGTGGTGGCGTCCAATCCCGGCTGTCTGATGCACATGAAGCGCGGCGCCGCCGAACGCGGCGAGAAGGCCGAGCTGCTCCATTTGGTCGAGCTGCTCGGGCGCGCCCACCCGGCGCCCGGGGACGCACGCGCATGA